The proteins below come from a single Xiphophorus couchianus chromosome 20, X_couchianus-1.0, whole genome shotgun sequence genomic window:
- the npffl gene encoding pro-FMRFamide-related neuropeptide FF like has protein sequence MDTAAVMTLLALILAMAGVSQALHIQGGGDENDMLPGSSEENMADRLLGLEIESRDTSLDDRLLLLVLRALKQAGFPLGIQRETRESVLHQPQRFGRSSNGQVVLEDKIQPRDWEAAPGQIWSMAVPQRFGKK, from the exons ATGGACACAGCTGCAGTGATGACTCTTCTGGCTCTAATCCTGGCGATGGCTGGCGTCAGTCAGGCTCTTCACATCCAAGGCGGTGGGGATGAAAATGACATGCTGCCTGGCAGCTCGGAGGAGAACATGGCCGACCGCCTGCTGGGGCTG GAGATTGAGAGCAGAGACACCAGCCTTGATGATCGCCTGCTACTTTTAGTGCTAAGAGCACTGAAGCAAGCTGGTTTCCCTCTGGGAATCCAGAGAGAAACCAGGGAATCCGTCCTCCACCAGCCACAGAG GTTTGGCCGCAGCTCCAATGGGCAGGTCGTGTTGGAGGATAAGATTCAGCCCCGGGACTGGGAGGCCGCCCCTGGTCAGATTTGGAGCATGGCCGTGCCCCAGAGGTTTGGCAAGAAGTAA